CCGGCATCAGCGTCCTGATCGTATCTCTTCCCGGTGTGAGGGATTTCATTACCTGCTCCAATCCCTTGTATAGCTTACTACTCTCAGATGTGATATAGGGGTTTACTTTATCAGGTGTTTCATCAAAGGAGGGCTGTACCAGCTGGCCATTCATCAATTGCACACCCAACTGCTGCAATACAGGGTTCAGTACATATTGCTTGCCAGGCTTGCCCATAAAAAACATATTGCCACCCGCATCTATATAGTTCCTGGTCTTCTGTTGCACCACTTCACTCAATTCCATTCTGGGATCTGCCAGCACAAGAGCAGTACAATTCGCCGGAACATCCTGCAGTGAAAGATTTACGGTATCCACATCATATCCTGTGTTCACCAATGAACCACGACTAATTTTTGCAGCCGAATGAAAGTCGAATTCCCGCTGACCTGTTTTGCGAATGCTGCGCTCCAGTTCTCCTGCAACAAAATAAACAGCAGGGATTTTCTCCGGTTCCAGCAATCGTTTGAACGCAGCGGCAAAATTGCCGGCATCAGGCCAGAATTCAGGATCAGGAAAAGTCCTGAGGAATTCCTTTCTGCCGCGGTATTTCAGTTGCATCACCAGCCTGTAGCCTTCGGAGCGAAGATCGATGAGCTGATGCATTTGCTCAGGAGATTTGTAGCGCGACAAATCATCATCCAATGACTCAGCTTTGATACCTGCTATCTTTTCAAGAGAAAATCCAGGTGGATATATTTTATACAAACCACTGTCTGTGGCTATCGCATCATTGTCGTAGTAATACTCATAACGGAACTGAATATTTGGTTTGAACCGTATAATAGGTTCCCATAATGCGAGGTACTGATCATTGCGGGCTTCGGGCATTCCTTGTTCAAGCCCCTCTCCCAGCAGATTGGCGTACAAAGTTACCTCCAGTGTACTATCGCCCATGCCTTTGATCAACTCCTGCAGCTGTTTGGATATCGTATTGCGTTTGGTAGCTGTAGTATCGAACCAGGCCGTCAATACAGGACGTGAACTACAATAACCAATCACGAGAGAAACGGCCATTACAGTCAGATATCTTCCCCATTTTACATACCAGGCACGGCTTTCTCTTTCCGACCTCAATCTTATCAACGTAAAACCAACAAACATACCACTCACCACTAAAAAATAGATCAGGTCCCTGGTAACGATCAGTCCACCCAATAATTTGTATACTCTGTTCTGCAGCGATAGAAAATAAGTGAGATCCCTGATCAGATCATACCGTTGCCACAAACTGCCAATGTAAGTCAGAAAGAAAATAACGATGAATGTTCCAAGCGCGGATATAACCTGATAACTGCTCAGGGAAGACATGAATAAACCAATAGCTGAGTAAGCACAAAGCAACAGGTAAAAGCCCAATGCTGCAGATAACAATAGTCCATAATCCACCTGTTCTATCGTGAAAGCTCCTATTAGCATGAAGAACACCAGTGTACCCACCAGCATAAGGTTGAACAACATGATCCCCATGTATTTTCCCAGCACGATCTGCCGGAGGCCAACAGGCGAAGAGTGCAGTAATTTTGCCGAACCTGAAAGGGCATCGCGACTGATCAATCCCATCGTTAAAATGGGGATGTACAGATATAGATTTCTAACTGAAGTGGTGAAAAGTCCGGACTTAACAAACATGCCCCAGGTCAATCCCCCTCTCCTTTATAGTTCGGACTATTCTTCATCATGATCTCCTGCCAGTTGGCTGTTCCATAAACAGCTTCTGCATATAGGATGGCAGATTGCACAAAAAATACCACTAATACAAACCAGGCTATCGGAGAGAAGAACAGATAACGCCATTCGTTCTTCGCAATTTTATATATGATCCTCACGGTGATTAAGTTTATTTTCTTTTTCTTCTTACCAATAATATCGTTCCTGCAATCAGCATCATGCCAGGCAGTATCCACACATACAATTTCTTTTGAAGGGTAGCCCATGGAAGACTGGCCTTTATATCATTGTCTGGTGGGGGCGCCGGAATGGGTGTATAAACAGGAAATTGTTGATAGGTCAACCAGCTAAAAAAATATTCGCTGAGCTCAGACATACCTGAATTGCTGATTATATCAGCATCCCCGCTTACAATGATGCGTTGCTCATTTCCACTTAGCTGTCTTGTCAACTTGATTGCAGTGGCTAATGAATCGAATCTGAGATCACCTTCGCTTGCATTGAAAACAGGAGCAGCAGAATCAGTAACCAGCTTACCTGCCTTCAACCAGTTGTTTTTAGGACTGGCCCTGGTAAAGGGTTTGGTTAGGAATAATGGAGCTGCAGTGAAACCACTATCGCTGATAACAGCTACAGGAGTTGAACCAGCCATTCCGATCACAGACATATCTTCGGGATAAAAATTATTCTTCCATAATAGTTTTAGCTCCCTGAGAAAATGATGATTGGCCAGATCGAAAAAATATGGAGTTGAGTACAATGTTATCTTATCTGCAGTTTCATTGGGATCAACCTGCACCAGTTGCCCTGGCATCAATTGCACACCCAATGATTGCAACAATGGATTCAATACATATTGTTTCTTTGGCTCTCCCAGGATCAGCATATTGCCGCCATTATCCAGGTACTTTCGTAGTTTGGAAAGCACCACAGCACTCAGGTCCATTTTAGGATCTGCCAGGATCACAACAGATATATCGGCAGGAAGATCATGTGTTGACAAGTTGGTGGTGTCAAAATCAAAACCAAGGTTCACAAGATGATATTGCCCTGAATATTCCCGCTCCCCTTTTTTAACAAGGCTGCGTTCCAGCTCTCCTGTAATATAAGAGAGCTTCGGCATCTTCGTTCCCAGCACCCGTTTGAATGCTGCATTGAAATAGGTTTGATTGAGGACATATTCCATCTCATTCAATTCAGCGGGCAATACGCGCAGAAAAGTTTTTCTCCCCCGGTAATTCAATTGCATCACCGATCTGTAACCCTCGCTCTTCAGGTCGATTATTTTTTTGATCTCATCGGGAGATTTAAAAAGAGCACTGTCCAGTCTCAACCCTTTTGCCAGGAGTCCGGCAATCTGTTGTTCTGTTTTTCCAGGGAACCGCCTGTACAATCCACTGTCACCGGGAATCATGTGATAATAATATTCATAGCGGAATTTGATATCCGGCTTGAAACGGGTGTACTGTTCCCATGTATCCAGGAAAGCATTCCGGCGGGCAGGTACTACACCAATCGATCCCGAGTTGATGAGATCGAACAGGTTGGTATACATCGTTACCTCCAGGGCACTGTCTTTCATTGCATGAACGATCGCCTGAGTTTCGGGCCGGATCGTATTCACCTTCCGGGCTGAGGTATCCAGATAAGCGGTTATACCTGTACGTGATCCAACATATCCTATCAATAACCCAGCTGCGATAACGCCCAGATACCGGGCCACCCGCACATACCACACCCTCCTTTTCACACCATCACTTAATTTCAGTATGGTGAACACAACAAACAGGGTGATGATCACCAGGTAGTAGAGCAGGTCCTTGCTCCTGATCAATCCTTTTATCAGCCAGTCGATGCGGTTATTGATGGAAAGGAAATAAGTGAGGTCGCGCCAAAAATCATATTCCTGCCACAGAGTACCGATTATTCTCAACCCGTAGAGTACGGTAAAACTGGCGATGGCCGCTACGATCTGGTAACTGGTTAGTGCCGACATGAAGAAGCCGATAGCGCTCAGCGCACACAGCAAGAGATAAATACCCAGTATGGCAGATAATAGCGGACCATAATCCAGCGATACGATATCTGCAAAGCCTTCCACCACAAAAATGCCCATGATCAATACAAAGAACAGGTTGAAGAACATAATCCCCAGGTATTTGCCCAATACGATCTGGCGAATGCTCACAGGCGACGAGTACATCAGCCTGATTGTACCGCTATTGAACTCCTTATTGATAATTCCCATGGTAATCAGTGGCACATAGAGGTAGAGGTATTGCAGTATATTGGTAAAAACATCAGGAAATACCTGTCCGGTCAGCGATAAAACCCTCACGTTTGCCAGCAAATAGAAATAAGGATTATAGAGCATATCGTAATGGAAGCTCTGCGTCAATATAAAAAGTGAGCTTGTATAAAAGAACCCACACATCACCATGAACACGATCAGCGTAACCCATGCCACCGGAGAGTAGAACAGATCACGCAGCTCATTAATTGCTATTTTAAGAACAGTCCTCATTCAAGTAGTTTTGAAAATTATTCGGGAAACATTTCAAGTGGATTTACCTGCTTACCTTATCTGATAATTGTTTGAAAATATCATCCAGCAAGCCCTTGTCCGGATTGATCTCTTTGATCTTCCATCCCGCAGAAACGCTGGTTGCGATTAACCTCTCTGTCAATTCATCTGCATTCCCCTCGAAATAAATCTTTAATTGTTCATTGGTCACGAACTCCACTTTAGACACACCCGGAACATTCATCAGTTCTTCACGGGGAGGAGGGTTACCCATACGGATCAACAATGCATGTGATTGCGCATAATTATTGAAAGCATCCATCGAATCGGAAAACACCACCCTGCCAGATTCTATCATGATGATCTCACGGCAGAGGATATTGATCTCCGATAAAATATGCGATGACAACAGCACCGTATGTTCCTCTGCAATCTCCCTGATCAGTTTCCTGGCTTCGATCAGCTGGTTGGGATCAAGCCCATTGGTTGGCTCATCCAGCACCACCAGACTCGGTTTGTGGATGATAGCCTGTGCAATACCAACGCGCTGCCGGTAGCCTCCGGAGAGATTTTTGATCAATCGTGAACTGAAATGCTGAATGCCGCATCGTTCCTTGGCTTCATCCACGGCAGACCTGATCAGGTGTTTATTGATCTTTCGCAACTCTGCACTGAAAACAAGGTATTCATCGATTGTAAGATCAGTGTACAAAGGAGGTGTTTGTGGTAAGAAGCCAATTTCCTTTTTGGCTTCTTTTGGATATTTACCCATATCGATATCGTTGATGAATACCTTTCCCTCCGTTTGATTCAATGCGCCACAAATAATATTCATAGTGGTGGATTTACCAGCACCATTGGATCCAAGAAGGCCAATGATACCGGCATCCCCGATTTGAATATTGATATCGCGGATTGCCCAGTTACTGGAATATTTATGCGATAAGCGCTCTGTTCTCAGGATCATGTCAGCTAATTATGTGGTAATAAAAAAGGGGTGATTATTTACCGGTTATTGGGAACTATATTGGGATTATTGGCAATGATGATCGGAGAAAACTGCATCAGGTAGCGTGGCGAACCAGGCGCCAGGGTTGAAAGAACGGTAGTATTATCATCATTCATCCTTTCAGGCGTTTGTGCATAAGCCGCTTCCCGGTTCAGTCTTTTGAGGTCGAATAACCTGAGCCCTCCGTGAAAGAATAATTCCCTTCTTCTTTCTTCCAGTACTATTTTCAAAACATCATCGTGATTGTCAGGGGTTGAATTACCGGGCAGGCGATTCTGACGCAAGCGGTTAATCCAGCTCAAGGCCCCATCTGTATCAGCTTTCCTGGCGAGACATTCAGCTTTTATCAGCACTAGTTCCGGCACAGCCACGCTGTAGTTGAATACCTGCCACCCATACTGATAAGTGTTATAATTTCCATCAGCTCCAAAATTCACTGTAAGTCTTGTATCTGTATCTTCAAACAGATCCCTTAGCGCCGGACTGATGAGAAAGGAAGCACCTGAATATTTGGCAAGAAATGAATTATCACTGCAAAGCCGGCCCAGCAATGTTTCAGGGTTTTTAGACAGATCGATCAGAACACCTGGCATAGTGTAGGCTGTATTGTAGTTCAGCAAAGTACTTCTAAGCTCCAATGCCGCGCCGGCAGCGGTTTCTGCAGCTGCATAGTTACCCATAAAGAGATAAGTGCGGGCAAGCAAAGCATAACCGGCAGCCTTTCCGGGCTGGACAATGGTTTGCCCCATCGCAGGGAGGTCTGCACTGTTCACTGCAGCTGTCAGGTCTTTAATGATCTGATCATACACCTGTTGAACAGTAGCCCTGGCAGGAAGAACATTGGCATCAGGCAGCAGGACCAGTGGAACAGCCAATGCTGTAGCCGCTGTTGCCGTCTGATAATGGTCTCCATACAAATTGGCAAGTTGCAGGTAGTACCAGGCACGGTTGATCTGCGCCTGTGCCCTCAGCAGATTTTTTTGTTTTGTATCCCCTTGTGCTTCATCGATCTTGCTGAGTATGATATTCATTTGAAGTATACGGGAATAAGCATTGTTGTACATAAAATCCTGGTCGCCCATATTCCATACATCCTTTGCCCACAGATAATCATGAGCGAAAAAAGAAGAAGTGTCGCTTTGCAGCATGGCATCAGTCATACGTACATCATCACTCATCAGGTCTGCCAGTATGAAATTGCAAAGGGCCAGCGAATCATGATTGAGCATTTCTTTAAAATCAGTAACTGTTGTGGGATTCACCACAGTCTCACTCAGACGTACGCCCAGAAATTTCTTACAGCCCATCAATAGCAGCATGACTAATATGCACAGACCAGGTATTTTTCCATTCAGTGTATGGTTCATACAATTCATTTTTGGTTTAAGGTTGATTGCCATACACACCAAATTCGTTGAAGGAAACCTGGTCCGGCGCTTCCCCTTGTGTTGCTACAACTTCGAACTTCAGGTAACGTGTTGCTACAGGTGTGGGCAGATCGATAAAAAGATTTTCATTGAATACAGATGGCGAAGGGATATTCATCATCTGTGCTGCACTCCAATTAATATTATCGGCACTGGTATACAGTTTTGCCTGTTTCGGATGCCAGGGTCCTTCATTCCCCGCATGCCTGATCATGATACCTTTTACAGTATTCATTTGCCCCATATCGGCGATAAACCATTGCGGCAATAGAGGAACAGCGTCTATAGCAGACCTCCATTGTGTGGCATAATCTCCATCCAGCAGATTGGAGGCGATTTCTCCTGTTGCCTGGCTTTCTGAAGAGGCGGAAAGAATTGTCCAACCCGAACGGGAATAGATCGTATGTGCATCAACGTTCACTCCTATGAATACTGTGCTGTTAGGTGCCGGGGGCACAAAGGCATCATCTTTTATCTTCAGTGGGATGAGATAGTTATTACCGGCAGCAGGTAGGAACTGGCTGGTGAATTCCAGGTTAAAAAGATTCGAGTTCAATAATCCTGCCCCGATCGTATTGGTGGGTGGCACTATATTGTAATATGCTCCGGGCATTGTGACGTAAGACGATTGATGAGCTTCATTGAAACCAGCTGTAAGCTCGGGTGCAGCTACCACGTTAACCTGTAAAGGTTTTCCAAGAAAGCTGTTGACAAAAGCCATAACCCCCACATTAGCGCTGATAAAATCATTATGCGGTATATAATTCCCGTCTGACTGTTTAACCAGTTGAAGGTTGAATATATTCACCTGCTCACCTCCGGCAAAACTCACGAGAGTAGTAGTCACATCCGTAGCCGATACTTTCAGGAACATGGTTTGCCGAAGGGTATCTGCGGGAGGTGTAAGATGGTCATTATCTGTGCCCACCCTTACCGGTAAAATGTATGTTTTACCAGTTTCAATTTTGGAGAAATCCGGAATGATCTGTATTGAATCACCCGACACCAACATCCCTGCTTTAATGGTAATATCAGTATGAGCAAGCTGGAATGCACCTTCCGGCAAAGCAGGCGAGGGCATTTGGGAATTAGTCAGCCGGTCGTAAACAGGGATCAGCTCTGGGTCTATTTTTGCTGAGAGCACAATATCCTGCTCAAAAGCATTCAGAATCCTTACCGGGAATACCATTTTATTGAGCAAAACGACGCTATCCCGGAACAAAAGTGCATTTACCGGCAATAGATTATAGGTGGTTGGCCCATCCGGCTGCGGATCTACATAAACGATATACCTTCCCTGCTCGATAAAACTATTGTCTTTTACGCAGGAAGTGCAGAAGATCAATAACACCTGTATACAGATGAGTGGTGATTGTATCAAATATTTTCTACGCATGAGTTGTTGCCATTATTGGTTTAGAAATTCACTTCCATCGTGAACGAATAGAGCCTGGGAATGGCTAATCCGATCTGTCCGCCTGTTGAAACAGTTTCCGGGTCAACATGCAATCTGTTTCTTGTGATCACGAATGCATTCTGCACCTGTACCGACAAAGTCATTTCTTTGGCAGCTATTTTTTTCAGCCAGTTTTTAGGAGGATGCCAGCCTATCTGCATTTCCTGTAACCGGATATTATCTGCAGACATTATGCTATTGCTTGCATTTTGAATGATGAAAGTTCTGCTTGAATTGTCATTTGTATTGGCCATAGCAGCAATATCAGTATGAGCTTCATCACCGGGCTGTCTCCAGCGGTCACGAATGAGTATACTCCTCTCTGTTGTTCCGGATGGAGAAGGAATATATTCCCTCATTACATGCCCCCAATTGCACATTACTGTTATGCCGGCAAAAAAGGCTTTATAATCCCAGCGTTGGATCAGACCCACTGAAAAAGGGGCACGTATTACGCCGCTGTATATGAGCGCCGAAGCCAGGGTGGCACTGTCTGGTGTAGCTGTTTTTTGTCCGTTCTGATCGTAGATCTGTGGCCTGCCCTGGTTATCGAGGCCTGCCCATCGATAACTCCAGATATTATCTGTACTGTAGCCATTCCGGAAAGCGTTGAGAAAAGCTGATGTCTGGGAAAAATTAACAAGCGGTACATTTCTGGCAATCGTATTATTATAAGAACCATTCAATGTAATGAGGTATTTCAATGCTGTTCTGCGGATCACTTCCAGTTCCAGTTTTAGTTCAACACCACTGCTCACCAGTTCACTGTATGACACCTGTGCTCCCAATCCTGTGGAAGGGTCAGTAGGAACAGGAATATTGTTATTGAGTCCACTGGTCCTTTTCTGATAATACCGGATATCTGCGAGATACCTTTCCTGTAAGAATCCGATCGAAGCATGTGCTTCGAGTATTTTGGTATCGGGTTGTAAGAATCCGAAATTATTGTTCACCACCATGGAATATCCACCGCTGCCATCAGGCGTATTTGTTTCCATCATGAGCGCCATTCCCTGAAAAGGGCTGATATGCTGCAGGGTAAAATCCGCGAGGAGACTACTGATGGAAATTGAATTGAACCAGGTTTCACGTCCGATATCGTAACCCGCACGCATATTGAATTGCGGCCGTCCTTCAGGGGATTTTCCAATACCGCCCGCAATATTCAATAAGTTGTTCCTAAGCCGCAATTTTGCATTGGCGCCAAAATAGCTGAGTGAAGAGGAAGGAGTTTTATTAATGGTATTGTCTTCAATCTGAAGTTTGTTGAAAGTAAGGTCGAACACCAAACGATTATTCAATATCCCAACAGTCAGTTTCTCATACTTATTGCGTGTATTCTGTCCGGTTTGCTGAGCCACATTATAGCTGTTCACCCATATTCCGAAATTGTTCCAGTTAGTTTGCTGGCTGCGGTCAGCAGTGATCTGTACGGGCAGGCGTGGCATTTCAATACCTGTAATACCGGAAGAAACGCTGATATCACTGATCCATTCAGGTAGTTCCAGAAATTTATACCTGCTGATACGCCAGGCAGCTTCTCCATTGTAACTGGAAAATGAAACATAGGGAGGATCATATCCATAATTAGGGCTTAGTACGGTATTATATCTTCCACTCAGCATGATCGTTTGATCGAAAGCATAGCGAACACTGGCATTCCAGCCAAGCTGACGCGTTATATTATTAAATCCGGCATTCGGCGTAAGCAAAGTATAAGGATAGGTAGTAGTTACAGGAAAAAAAGTATTGGGGTCCATATCACCAAAGAGGCCAACCACTCCACGCAGCTGATAGTAATTACCAATGGCTCCAAGCGGATTCAATGGCAACAGGATGTTCTGACCTTTCCCGGTCCCGGGGTCATACCCATAGATCGTTGAATAGGTGGGCATGCTCACAACATTGGAAGAGCCGCCACCGCCGGCCACCGCATTGATCTCATGCTTCCCTGCTTTTTTATTGAAAACAAGGCCTGACCGCAGATCCCAGTTCCTGCTTTTGGTAAAAGACCTGCGCAGTACATCTCCCTTTGGTACATATCTGAAAAGACCTGTTACTATCCGATCAGGATCAGATACATTGGTATTGAAAATAGGTGTTGCATAATCATTCAGTAATTGTCTGGTCTGACTGCTTGCTGCTCCCTGTAACATATTCAGTTCGGAATTCCCTATTGAAGTTTGTACAGCACTGGTCCACAACAAACCAGGCAGCAGTTCCCATTCCATCATCAGCCTGGAGTCCAGGTTCATGTTCTTTTGGATATTGCTATTGACCCTTGCATCCTGCAGGAGATTAATGCCATGATTTTCGTAACCGGCATTCATGAGTACGGCATTGGCATCCGGACTGAATCGTGAATAATCGTATACATAATCCCCTTGCCCGTTGAGCAATAACTGATAAGGCATCAGGGAAGTATTGGTTGGGTCGAAGCCGAATCCCTTATCTGCTTTGCTATGCGTAACAATCACTTGCCAGTCAGCCCTGAGTTTGCTGTTGAAAAAATTGAACCGGTTGGAAAGATTCAATCCAACACTACTGTTTTTACTTTTATAAGCTGTATTACGACTTGTACTCAGATTTCCCGTAGCAGAAAACTGCCAGTGTTTTTTACCACCTGCAATACGCAGCGTATGTCTTTGCTGGAAGATATCCTGTTGCAATAGCTTTAGCTGAGTTTGATTGGATAACCTGCTCAATGAGTCCCATGATACATCGAATGCCTGTTGTGAAATAGCGCCCGACTTCAATTTGAACAATAGCAGTTCTGCAGGATTACGATTGAATGCGAATGCTCCATTATCAGTGCCGCTATAATACAAGAATCCTGAATCGGAAGCTGCTTTCAAGTAATCCAGCAGATCGGCAGAAGAAGCCAGTCTTTGCTTGTTCCGGTTAAGATGCGGAGATGCAGCGTAATAAAAGTTCGTATTGTAATCAATATCCAGTTTGCCTTCCACTCCTTTTCTGGTAGTAATCAGAATGATGCCACCTGCTGCCCTGGGTCCCCATCTGGCAAGCTCTTCAGGGTTCTTGATCACCTTTACCGACTCCACATTGTTCATGGGATAGTCTGACTGAAAACCGTTTTGCACAAAACCATCGATCACAATGAGCATACCGGAAACATTTCCGTTAAAACCACTTACACCTCTTAATTGTGGAATCAAACCATTATTATTGACAGAAGTTGAATTATTGATTTTGTAGCCGACCTTTTTGAATTCTTCTAGCATATCCTGAAAACTTCTTCCGGGCGCAG
This portion of the Pseudobacter ginsenosidimutans genome encodes:
- a CDS encoding Gldg family protein, with the translated sequence MFVKSGLFTTSVRNLYLYIPILTMGLISRDALSGSAKLLHSSPVGLRQIVLGKYMGIMLFNLMLVGTLVFFMLIGAFTIEQVDYGLLLSAALGFYLLLCAYSAIGLFMSSLSSYQVISALGTFIVIFFLTYIGSLWQRYDLIRDLTYFLSLQNRVYKLLGGLIVTRDLIYFLVVSGMFVGFTLIRLRSERESRAWYVKWGRYLTVMAVSLVIGYCSSRPVLTAWFDTTATKRNTISKQLQELIKGMGDSTLEVTLYANLLGEGLEQGMPEARNDQYLALWEPIIRFKPNIQFRYEYYYDNDAIATDSGLYKIYPPGFSLEKIAGIKAESLDDDLSRYKSPEQMHQLIDLRSEGYRLVMQLKYRGRKEFLRTFPDPEFWPDAGNFAAAFKRLLEPEKIPAVYFVAGELERSIRKTGQREFDFHSAAKISRGSLVNTGYDVDTVNLSLQDVPANCTALVLADPRMELSEVVQQKTRNYIDAGGNMFFMGKPGKQYVLNPVLQQLGVQLMNGQLVQPSFDETPDKVNPYITSESSKLYKGLEQVMKSLTPGRDTIRTLMPGVTAISHRQDSVFKARVLLATSPGKTWLKAGELIIDSTLPPLSPAEGDIRENSFVTGLQLTRKINDKDQRIVVTSDADYASNLRLGAVFNAGFLMSVYSWLGHNEFPVYMTKIPAEDKLLRLSESAAKKQQIVLKWVLPGLLLLAGTILLIRRKRK
- a CDS encoding Gldg family protein — its product is MRTVLKIAINELRDLFYSPVAWVTLIVFMVMCGFFYTSSLFILTQSFHYDMLYNPYFYLLANVRVLSLTGQVFPDVFTNILQYLYLYVPLITMGIINKEFNSGTIRLMYSSPVSIRQIVLGKYLGIMFFNLFFVLIMGIFVVEGFADIVSLDYGPLLSAILGIYLLLCALSAIGFFMSALTSYQIVAAIASFTVLYGLRIIGTLWQEYDFWRDLTYFLSINNRIDWLIKGLIRSKDLLYYLVIITLFVVFTILKLSDGVKRRVWYVRVARYLGVIAAGLLIGYVGSRTGITAYLDTSARKVNTIRPETQAIVHAMKDSALEVTMYTNLFDLINSGSIGVVPARRNAFLDTWEQYTRFKPDIKFRYEYYYHMIPGDSGLYRRFPGKTEQQIAGLLAKGLRLDSALFKSPDEIKKIIDLKSEGYRSVMQLNYRGRKTFLRVLPAELNEMEYVLNQTYFNAAFKRVLGTKMPKLSYITGELERSLVKKGEREYSGQYHLVNLGFDFDTTNLSTHDLPADISVVILADPKMDLSAVVLSKLRKYLDNGGNMLILGEPKKQYVLNPLLQSLGVQLMPGQLVQVDPNETADKITLYSTPYFFDLANHHFLRELKLLWKNNFYPEDMSVIGMAGSTPVAVISDSGFTAAPLFLTKPFTRASPKNNWLKAGKLVTDSAAPVFNASEGDLRFDSLATAIKLTRQLSGNEQRIIVSGDADIISNSGMSELSEYFFSWLTYQQFPVYTPIPAPPPDNDIKASLPWATLQKKLYVWILPGMMLIAGTILLVRRKRK
- a CDS encoding ABC transporter ATP-binding protein, translated to MILRTERLSHKYSSNWAIRDINIQIGDAGIIGLLGSNGAGKSTTMNIICGALNQTEGKVFINDIDMGKYPKEAKKEIGFLPQTPPLYTDLTIDEYLVFSAELRKINKHLIRSAVDEAKERCGIQHFSSRLIKNLSGGYRQRVGIAQAIIHKPSLVVLDEPTNGLDPNQLIEARKLIREIAEEHTVLLSSHILSEINILCREIIMIESGRVVFSDSMDAFNNYAQSHALLIRMGNPPPREELMNVPGVSKVEFVTNEQLKIYFEGNADELTERLIATSVSAGWKIKEINPDKGLLDDIFKQLSDKVSR
- a CDS encoding RagB/SusD family nutrient uptake outer membrane protein, whose translation is MNHTLNGKIPGLCILVMLLLMGCKKFLGVRLSETVVNPTTVTDFKEMLNHDSLALCNFILADLMSDDVRMTDAMLQSDTSSFFAHDYLWAKDVWNMGDQDFMYNNAYSRILQMNIILSKIDEAQGDTKQKNLLRAQAQINRAWYYLQLANLYGDHYQTATAATALAVPLVLLPDANVLPARATVQQVYDQIIKDLTAAVNSADLPAMGQTIVQPGKAAGYALLARTYLFMGNYAAAETAAGAALELRSTLLNYNTAYTMPGVLIDLSKNPETLLGRLCSDNSFLAKYSGASFLISPALRDLFEDTDTRLTVNFGADGNYNTYQYGWQVFNYSVAVPELVLIKAECLARKADTDGALSWINRLRQNRLPGNSTPDNHDDVLKIVLEERRRELFFHGGLRLFDLKRLNREAAYAQTPERMNDDNTTVLSTLAPGSPRYLMQFSPIIIANNPNIVPNNR
- a CDS encoding BT_3987 domain-containing protein; protein product: MRRKYLIQSPLICIQVLLIFCTSCVKDNSFIEQGRYIVYVDPQPDGPTTYNLLPVNALLFRDSVVLLNKMVFPVRILNAFEQDIVLSAKIDPELIPVYDRLTNSQMPSPALPEGAFQLAHTDITIKAGMLVSGDSIQIIPDFSKIETGKTYILPVRVGTDNDHLTPPADTLRQTMFLKVSATDVTTTLVSFAGGEQVNIFNLQLVKQSDGNYIPHNDFISANVGVMAFVNSFLGKPLQVNVVAAPELTAGFNEAHQSSYVTMPGAYYNIVPPTNTIGAGLLNSNLFNLEFTSQFLPAAGNNYLIPLKIKDDAFVPPAPNSTVFIGVNVDAHTIYSRSGWTILSASSESQATGEIASNLLDGDYATQWRSAIDAVPLLPQWFIADMGQMNTVKGIMIRHAGNEGPWHPKQAKLYTSADNINWSAAQMMNIPSPSVFNENLFIDLPTPVATRYLKFEVVATQGEAPDQVSFNEFGVYGNQP
- a CDS encoding SusC/RagA family TonB-linked outer membrane protein produces the protein MLTIYYTAIGHFKDIRRRKGKPIPLLIILLMMISARGAAQEITLKGDDLPLKKIFAEIKKQTGYTFFFDADLLEKGKKVSLNVKSAPLKAVLDLICKDQPFTYSIEGKIIFLHQIVEKKSTESPQTDLLRITVMKDTLAQGRVRNPLGIPLIGVTVTSIPKNGNKKLNSITNGDGRFEIPARRGDKLQFTSVGYGKEEIRYNGEANLEIVMKEEAVSLGTVQVSNQDFFKKKIPWTDTISMTNRRHMTLGQVLQGTIPGLTLQSSSQSQTVLESIDLASSSINGMNVVSYNDLMTYYNNYWKSTAPGRSFQDMLEEFKKVGYKINNSTSVNNNGLIPQLRGVSGFNGNVSGMLIVIDGFVQNGFQSDYPMNNVESVKVIKNPEELARWGPRAAGGIILITTRKGVEGKLDIDYNTNFYYAASPHLNRNKQRLASSADLLDYLKAASDSGFLYYSGTDNGAFAFNRNPAELLLFKLKSGAISQQAFDVSWDSLSRLSNQTQLKLLQQDIFQQRHTLRIAGGKKHWQFSATGNLSTSRNTAYKSKNSSVGLNLSNRFNFFNSKLRADWQVIVTHSKADKGFGFDPTNTSLMPYQLLLNGQGDYVYDYSRFSPDANAVLMNAGYENHGINLLQDARVNSNIQKNMNLDSRLMMEWELLPGLLWTSAVQTSIGNSELNMLQGAASSQTRQLLNDYATPIFNTNVSDPDRIVTGLFRYVPKGDVLRRSFTKSRNWDLRSGLVFNKKAGKHEINAVAGGGGSSNVVSMPTYSTIYGYDPGTGKGQNILLPLNPLGAIGNYYQLRGVVGLFGDMDPNTFFPVTTTYPYTLLTPNAGFNNITRQLGWNASVRYAFDQTIMLSGRYNTVLSPNYGYDPPYVSFSSYNGEAAWRISRYKFLELPEWISDISVSSGITGIEMPRLPVQITADRSQQTNWNNFGIWVNSYNVAQQTGQNTRNKYEKLTVGILNNRLVFDLTFNKLQIEDNTINKTPSSSLSYFGANAKLRLRNNLLNIAGGIGKSPEGRPQFNMRAGYDIGRETWFNSISISSLLADFTLQHISPFQGMALMMETNTPDGSGGYSMVVNNNFGFLQPDTKILEAHASIGFLQERYLADIRYYQKRTSGLNNNIPVPTDPSTGLGAQVSYSELVSSGVELKLELEVIRRTALKYLITLNGSYNNTIARNVPLVNFSQTSAFLNAFRNGYSTDNIWSYRWAGLDNQGRPQIYDQNGQKTATPDSATLASALIYSGVIRAPFSVGLIQRWDYKAFFAGITVMCNWGHVMREYIPSPSGTTERSILIRDRWRQPGDEAHTDIAAMANTNDNSSRTFIIQNASNSIMSADNIRLQEMQIGWHPPKNWLKKIAAKEMTLSVQVQNAFVITRNRLHVDPETVSTGGQIGLAIPRLYSFTMEVNF